A DNA window from Anastrepha ludens isolate Willacy chromosome 6, idAnaLude1.1, whole genome shotgun sequence contains the following coding sequences:
- the LOC128865854 gene encoding uncharacterized protein LOC128865854, producing the protein MITSAIYFVSLLLVLPKTHSCSQSPPKPIVGMQLSDSGMHRELFYSVQFANTLTNKKCEYVLDQLLPAGVYINVDQLDDLKRLQKLNAIYPPFIDIESPTEKSKSFTVLLKGIPHPTDNIKLPLHYRYHAPSKNHNKFATVEIPIPKLYIKCDTHDGGSIDELLETASKYQFCLNKGSIKFVTQLSENESSSVPTTNLEVYENCGWYLIDVHYQLKSDLRADIPIGNEKAFSPVLYVTIVISWAISLWTVFRTHSIPRRINYKLEEQRILQNKIK; encoded by the exons atgattaCTTCCGCGATATATTTTGTATCATTGTTGCTTGTGTTACCCAAAACACACAGCTGCAGCCAATCGCCGCCGAAACCCATTGTTGGCATGCAGTTAAGTGATTCTGGGATGCAtcg CGAACTTTTCTACTCTGTGCAATTTGCCAATACGCtaaccaataaaaaatgtgagtACGTGCTGGATCAACTGCTACCCGCCGGTGTCTACATTAATGTTGATCAATTGGATGATCTAAAGCGTTTACagaaa ttaaatgCAATTTATCCGCCATTCATAGATATTGAATCGCCAACGGAGAAGTCAAAATCGTTTACTGTTTTACTAAAAGGTATTCCGCACCCAACGGACAATATTAAATTGCCTTTACATTATCGTTACCACGCGCCCAGCAAAAATCACAA TAAGTTCGCTACTGTTGAGATACCTATTccgaaattatatataaaatgcgATACGCATGACGGCGGTTCTATTGATGAATTACTGGAGACAGCATCTAAATACCAATTTTGCCTTAATAAAGGTAGCATTAAGTTCGTAACGCAACTAAGCGAAAATGAGAGCAGTTCGGTTCCAACGACTAACCTTGAAGTCTACGAAAATTGTGGTTGGTATTTAATTGATGTACATTACCAACTTAAATCGGATCTGCGTGCTGACATACCTATAGGAAATGAAAAGGCATTTTCACCGGTGTTATATGTGACAATCGTCATAAGTTGGGCTATATCCTTATGGACAGTGTTCCGCACACATTCCATTCCTCGAcgcattaattataaattagaaGAGCAGCGcatattgcaaaataaaatcaagtaa
- the LOC128865851 gene encoding putative inorganic phosphate cotransporter isoform X1 has translation MVYILSTESTPLLLKTGYVRLKGSIQIRRKKDSNAFGVRHVQALLMFFGMVFGYFLRVNISAAIVPMTKPSADDSYYDWDPSKKSLILSSFFWGYVVAQVPSGLLAKRFGGKIVLGVATALGSVITLLHPWAASGGNWQLVCTLRVFIGMMQGTLYPSIHTLLAKWVPRTERSFISTSVYSGAQLGTVIILGTSGAIFDSSMGWPGVFYISGALALAWSLLFLFFGVDSPQKSKVISAEERTYIERLTGNGGLESEGLSIPWKSFFTSAPFYGLIAAQSGFTWGFYTLLTQLPTYMDSVLKLNVTSNALLSALPYFVMWALCLIISPISDMLINRNVLSTTTARKLFNSIGQYIPMACLIGVSYMTSEERIEAITLLTIGVGFNAAATCGYLVNHMDLSPNFAGPMMSISNGVANLSSIFAPLVVGAIVVNEEEPSEWRIVFFITAGIYLVCNAIFIIFGQATIQPWNDPNNLYNIATTQAIDPSKIASTEQTIESALSKPE, from the exons ATGGTTTACATTTTGAGCACTGAGAGCACACCTTTGCTACTTAAAACTGGCTATGTGCGGCTAAAGGGAAGCATACAAATACGTCGAAAAAaagatt CGAACGCATTCGGAGTGCGGCATGTTCAGGCGCTGCTCATGTTCTTTGGCATGGTATTCGGCTATTTTCTGCGTGTGAATATTTCCGCCGCTATAGTGCCAATGACAAAGCCCTCAGCTGATGATTCGTACTATGACTGGGATCCCTCCAAAAAATCGCTCATATTAAGTAGCTTCTTTTGGGGTTACGTTGTGGCACAAGTGCCTTCGGGACTACTGGCCAAACGTTTTGGTGGCAAAATAGTGCTGGGCGTTGCCACAGCGTTGGGTTCTGTGATAACATTGTTACATCCTTGGGCCGCATCTGGCGGTAATTGGCAATTAGTGTGTACACTTCGTGTATTTATTGGTATGATGCAGGGTACCCTATATCCTTCGATACATACGCTGCTAGCCAAATGGGTGCCGCGTACGGAGCGTAGCTTTATATCTACATCGGTATATTCGGGAGCGCAGTTAGGTACGGTTATTATATTGGGTACCAGTGGTGCTATATTCGATTCCAGCATGGGTTGGCCgggtgtattttatatttctggtGCACTGGCATTGGCTTGgtcacttttgtttttattttttggtgtgGATAGTCCACAAAAGTCTAAAGTGATATCAGCAGAGGAGCGTACATATATTGAGAGGCTTACCGGCAACGGTGGTTTAGAGAGCGAG ggtTTGTCCATACCGTGGAAGTCATTCTTCACATCAGCACCATTCTATGGCCTTATAGCTGCTCAATCGGGATTCACTTGGGGCTTTTACACATTACTTACCCAACTTCCTACCTATATGGATTCCGTACTTAAACTGAATGTCACCTCGAATGCATTACTATCGGCTTTACCGTACTTCGTCATGTGGGCGTTATGCTTGATCATTAGTCCCATTTCGGATATGCTTATCAATCGAAATGTTTTGAGCACAACAACAGCGCGAAAGCTCTTTAATAGCATTGGTCAATATATACCCATGGCTTGCCTAATTGGCGTGAGTTATATGACGAGTGAAGAGCGTATAGAGGCTATAACATTGCTTACCATTGGTGTTGGTTTTAATGCAGCCGCTACCTGTGGGTATTTAGTGAATCATATGGATCTTTCACCGAATTTCGCCGGCCCAATGATGTCCATTTCAAATGGCGTGGCGAATTTGTCGTCGATATTTGCACCTTTGGTTGTGGGGGCCATCGTAGTAAATGAG GAAGAGCCCAGTGAATGGCGCATTGTTTTCTTCATCACGGCTGGTATTTATTTGGTCTGCAACgcgattttcattatttttggccAAGCGACTATACAACCATGGAATGATCCAaacaatttgtacaatattgCAACAACACAAGCAATAGATCCGTCCAAAATCGCGAGCACAGAACAAACTATCGAGTCTGCCCTAAGTAAACCCGAGTGA
- the LOC128865851 gene encoding putative inorganic phosphate cotransporter isoform X2, whose protein sequence is MGAEKSARIEECRNQHGKPNAFGVRHVQALLMFFGMVFGYFLRVNISAAIVPMTKPSADDSYYDWDPSKKSLILSSFFWGYVVAQVPSGLLAKRFGGKIVLGVATALGSVITLLHPWAASGGNWQLVCTLRVFIGMMQGTLYPSIHTLLAKWVPRTERSFISTSVYSGAQLGTVIILGTSGAIFDSSMGWPGVFYISGALALAWSLLFLFFGVDSPQKSKVISAEERTYIERLTGNGGLESEGLSIPWKSFFTSAPFYGLIAAQSGFTWGFYTLLTQLPTYMDSVLKLNVTSNALLSALPYFVMWALCLIISPISDMLINRNVLSTTTARKLFNSIGQYIPMACLIGVSYMTSEERIEAITLLTIGVGFNAAATCGYLVNHMDLSPNFAGPMMSISNGVANLSSIFAPLVVGAIVVNEEEPSEWRIVFFITAGIYLVCNAIFIIFGQATIQPWNDPNNLYNIATTQAIDPSKIASTEQTIESALSKPE, encoded by the exons CGAACGCATTCGGAGTGCGGCATGTTCAGGCGCTGCTCATGTTCTTTGGCATGGTATTCGGCTATTTTCTGCGTGTGAATATTTCCGCCGCTATAGTGCCAATGACAAAGCCCTCAGCTGATGATTCGTACTATGACTGGGATCCCTCCAAAAAATCGCTCATATTAAGTAGCTTCTTTTGGGGTTACGTTGTGGCACAAGTGCCTTCGGGACTACTGGCCAAACGTTTTGGTGGCAAAATAGTGCTGGGCGTTGCCACAGCGTTGGGTTCTGTGATAACATTGTTACATCCTTGGGCCGCATCTGGCGGTAATTGGCAATTAGTGTGTACACTTCGTGTATTTATTGGTATGATGCAGGGTACCCTATATCCTTCGATACATACGCTGCTAGCCAAATGGGTGCCGCGTACGGAGCGTAGCTTTATATCTACATCGGTATATTCGGGAGCGCAGTTAGGTACGGTTATTATATTGGGTACCAGTGGTGCTATATTCGATTCCAGCATGGGTTGGCCgggtgtattttatatttctggtGCACTGGCATTGGCTTGgtcacttttgtttttattttttggtgtgGATAGTCCACAAAAGTCTAAAGTGATATCAGCAGAGGAGCGTACATATATTGAGAGGCTTACCGGCAACGGTGGTTTAGAGAGCGAG ggtTTGTCCATACCGTGGAAGTCATTCTTCACATCAGCACCATTCTATGGCCTTATAGCTGCTCAATCGGGATTCACTTGGGGCTTTTACACATTACTTACCCAACTTCCTACCTATATGGATTCCGTACTTAAACTGAATGTCACCTCGAATGCATTACTATCGGCTTTACCGTACTTCGTCATGTGGGCGTTATGCTTGATCATTAGTCCCATTTCGGATATGCTTATCAATCGAAATGTTTTGAGCACAACAACAGCGCGAAAGCTCTTTAATAGCATTGGTCAATATATACCCATGGCTTGCCTAATTGGCGTGAGTTATATGACGAGTGAAGAGCGTATAGAGGCTATAACATTGCTTACCATTGGTGTTGGTTTTAATGCAGCCGCTACCTGTGGGTATTTAGTGAATCATATGGATCTTTCACCGAATTTCGCCGGCCCAATGATGTCCATTTCAAATGGCGTGGCGAATTTGTCGTCGATATTTGCACCTTTGGTTGTGGGGGCCATCGTAGTAAATGAG GAAGAGCCCAGTGAATGGCGCATTGTTTTCTTCATCACGGCTGGTATTTATTTGGTCTGCAACgcgattttcattatttttggccAAGCGACTATACAACCATGGAATGATCCAaacaatttgtacaatattgCAACAACACAAGCAATAGATCCGTCCAAAATCGCGAGCACAGAACAAACTATCGAGTCTGCCCTAAGTAAACCCGAGTGA